TCGGCAGTAAACTGATAAAATTGTCCAGCAAATAACATGAACATGTCTCTCCCTTCATTTGAATTGTCATCGTCAGCGAAATATCTAAAGCATAAATCTGAGTTTGGAGGACGTGGCAAATTGACGATGATCAGCAAATAGATTATGAGATTTTTAATAAGTTATGTATGATCCGGCGAAAGTGGCACAATGGCTTGCAACAACGCCAACAACAATCGTTTTTGCTGTTCTCCCATAAACTTATATCACAGTTACGGTTTGCTACGCcactgtaaaatatgtttatagaACGATTTCCACGTGTCACTTTGAAATGCATAGCGTGTGTATCAATAGTTTTCTCTGGCTTAGGAAAAAACATGAATGCTGGTAAGTAatacaaatatatgaaacataatCATGTTCAGGATGATTttatgtaaatacaaataatacaATACTAACATTTTCATCACGATGATCTTTTCTTTTCTCACAATAATTAATGTGTATATGTAAACACGTGTAATTCGGCTACATACAATGTATCAATTCATATGGCCAGACATATGTGCTTTTCATATTCTTCATGTTTGTTGTTCTTCGGGAACCCTTCTGCAACGAAAAGATAAGTCTGTAAGAATCTCTAAGGAGGAGACTTTGTTAGTTTAACGACCATATCGGGAACACCCGATTAGATAGACAAATGTTGTTGACCATGTTCGGCAAAATACCGACCGTTCGTTTGCAGCAGCTCAAGAGCTATATAGGACGCTCTCAGTTAAACAAATTAGCGAATGAATGTcgataaaattatcaaaattgatgGTATTACAAAAGAACATTGAAGTTCAAGATATCGGGTAAAGGAGATAAGGAtaaacataaaatcatttttatatggTACTACGGATAAAAGAATCTTTGTTCAAACTAAACTAGAATACGAAGTTTTGTATGGGCTATCATGTCCCGGTGTATCCAAAGTACAAAACAAACTCGAAACAGTGTCGATGAAAGTCACAACGACGGCAGTGAAAGGTTAAATAGTGAAATGGTGATTGATATAATTCGTTTTAACTAGCGTAGTTTCACGTTTTCAACACTTTCGACTTCAATTATCGCGGTGTTTGATTTATGTCAATGTAGTTTTATTCAATGcggttgaagaaaaaaatatcatgatgGTTTAAACAGAAAATCATACATTTAGATTGATTTTGCGGCAGCAAATACAAGATGCATGTCTTCTATTTTGCTTATCATGTTCAACCTAGGCAAGCACGGCAGAAGACCAGGCATCTTGTAGATCAAGATGTAGCGGCAAGACCTGATCCCGTGGCACTTCCATTGAAGGCTCCAACTTCCGCCCTCGACCATACTGTGCCATGTCCATCTTAGACCTGCTGATCAGCTTGGACCTGTGCAACGTATTGCACATGACCAGCATGGATCACCGTCGCGGCAGGCTTTCGGTCGGGCTGAACGAGCCCAACGTCAAGCAGCCGACCGCGATGACATAGCGGCCGGACTTATTTCCGACAATGAAGTAAACGATGAGCCATCTCGGCGTCGTCGGCGATTATCTGACTTGATCAGAGAAAACAATGAACTTTGTAATGATTTCTTTAAACGTACTGTTCAAAAACTGTTTAGAGAGTATGGTATTGACCTTAATGATTGATAAATAGAAATAGTGGCACCAAATGACTTCTTTTATCTATATTATTCTTACCGAGATTAAACACGTTTTATTTCATTTGGCCTAATTATTTTACCTTGAATTCATTGAGATGCTTCCTGCACAGGTAAATGCGTCCTTAATTCGATGTACAGATCGTCGATCGTCGTCGGGATAGACTAGAAATGCCTATTTGTTTTAGGAAGATTATAAGAAACTAAAAACGCAGGAGATCAGCTTACGCATTTTAAAAAATAGCCTTTAACCACCGCTTTGTAGTTTTCCTCATATCATCTTTCATAAAATTGGATTGTACTCGACTGTCTTTAAACCTTTGATCCTCTAATCCTGTGATGTTATCCTTTATAGTTTTGTGGAATGAAACTTACACTAGTTACTTTCCTCATTCTCATGGTGCACCGTCATGCTTTACTCGATTGTATTCAATCTTTACATCTTTAAAGGTGATAACATTTTGTATAGagtaaaaatgttatgaaaacatATCGGACGTTGATTTTTTTCCatcttattttgaaaatgtgATACTATTTTGGCTATTGCGCATTACTTTACCTTCATTTGATAACTACCACTACCCTTCCGCTAGAAGGCTAGAATTTCGAAacctcatttttcaaaatctatacaaagtaataaataggTGGAATAGTTCAATACAAATCCTATTTACGACAGTGTTACTTTGAATGTTTATTGAAGTATTTACGATATATAAATTGTATCAAGACAGTACTAAATATTGGCATCCAATAATACTGTAGAATGATTTACATGATGCTAAACTGGGTTCAAAGATCTGGAGATGTTTAGGGGAAATAAATATCTAATAAGTGAGACAAGCATGtctcatttttgtttatttcaataatgaTTTATATCACACATTTAGGATTAAATTCACctgttttggaagaaaaatgacATTCTATGTGAAAGAAAGGAATAAAGGTCCACTTTAATTTTACATTGAATTCTAGAATACATGACAAGATGGGCCCGATATCGTTATTTAGAAACATGGAAGTAATAAAATGCAAGTTCCTGGGGATGTTGGgagttatttcatttcttttttttacatgaatttatTGTATGCTGTATAACTGGAAATTATTTCAGGTTTGGGTGAAGTGTTGCGATCATTCTTAAAAGCAGTTTATGCAGCATTTTACACTGACATATTATATTAACGGTCTTTCAAAAAcagacatttaaagacatcagtcATGGGACAAACAGAGTCAAAGGTGGTCGAATGGAAAGCTAAAACAATACCCTGCCCAGAGGTGAGGTTATTTCAGTAGGAAAATAAGTGTAGCATTTgccatttataaacaaacaattaacGTTTATCTAagttttttccaaaacaaaaagaataaaaaaaaataaataaaacaacaacaacaaaacaattaaagTACAGATAACAGACATGTCCCAATTCATAAAATCTAAagtataataatgtatttttatcattcCTATTCAATTCACCTATTAATgtcaatgtatttaattttgtatcCATGAAATGCAGCTTCCCTGGAATGTTGTTGATGACATGGATCTCTTAAGACGTTTCCTTTACCTCGGGGCAGAAACTATGTACAGTCCATCACATGTAGATCCAGAACAAAAGTATGCCGATCTCATATACAGGTCTGTTTTCAATAATCATATTTCGTAAGATAAAGCAAAGTGATCGCAACATGCTGTTTAAAACAATCTGCGGCGTGTAAAGGTAGAGCTGCACGTTCAGattataatttttatacaaaGTAGAGTTTGAATAAACCCTgggttttcaaaatttcagaatacaCATTCGGCATTTAACGGGAAAATCACTATTTTGTTAACGTTTCGCCGATAGAAATAGAAAGTCGTAAGCAAACATATGTCTATTATATGGTCAAATAAATGTATTGGGCCGTGTGCTTGTTTTAGAGATATTTGTCCATAATTAAAGAGATCCATTTAAGTCAGAAGTACTTAACGTGTCAACGGTTtagatatcatattttatctttttttatttccatataccGAACCCAGGCTTTATTTTACTTCACCCGGATAAATGACGTAGTGCAATTACTTCCGGTTtataaaacgtgcagaactaccttgagTCAAAATATGAATGTCTCGttctgttttatacattttagtgAGGAACGGTTTATTTTAATCTCACTGTGGGTTTAAAACAACATCATTGTACGCGGGATCATCTATCATTACCCATATATCCattgaaatattgatattttgtttgaacGTATTGCACCAGGTATaagtttaatatttcaatatgttttagaTTGATTACAGAAGAAAGAGGAAAAGAAGTTGTAAAACTTATAGCAAGGATAAGTTATCGTGGATTGGCTCCAAGGCAGAATTACATAATATTTGCGCTTGCAGTCTGTGCGAGATCAAACGATGACGAAACTAAGAAGATGGCATATGACGTTCTATGTCAGATTTGTCGTATTCCTACCCATTTTTTCATGTTTGTAAACTATTGCAAACTAGAAAGTGGTAGATCCCAACCTCCTTCGAAGGGTTGGGGAAGAGCTCacagaagagctgtattaaaatGGTAcgaagaaaaatgtaaaaatcctGAGGGAATCGCGCGACTTTTGACGAAATATAAATCACGTAAAATGGTTACAAATGAAGGAAAAGGCAAAAGATGGTCTCATAAGGACATTTTTCGACTTGGTCATCCTTCTTCAGATGATGAGTTGATGAAAGTGGTGTGGAAATTTGTCCTGTATGGCTTTGAGGAGGCTAAATGTCTGGCGTCCGAGGAAACAAAGAATAGTGAAAGAGTAAGGAAGTTTTTGACATATATAGAAGGAACAATCAAAGCAAAGAAATGCACTGATGAAGATGAAATGGTTGACCTCATAAAAAGGCATGGTTTGGAAAAGGAACATGTTCCGACGGCATTGGTGAACTCGAACCGCGTTTGGGAAGCAATTATTAAGAATATGAAACCTGAAGCTAAGATTCGTAATATCTGTATGATATCTTCCAAAGGATTTTGTGGTGAAGATTCTGAAATAGAAAAGGAAATAATAGAGACGATAACCAATGCTGATATCTTAGATCGTGCAAGGGTGCATCCGATTAGGGTGCTGTCGGCGTTATTGACCTACGAAAAAGGAGAGAGAAAGGACCGCTCCAGAGCCAagaatacaaaagaaaaatgggAAGTCAATAAAAACATCGTCAAGGCGCTTAACAAAGCTTATGAGTTATCTTTTCAGAACGTCCAACCAACAGGGAAACGATTCTTGCTTGCGGTCGATGTCAGCAAGAACATGAGAGTTCCCTGTAAAGGTTGTCCTGCAATCATGTGTAACCAGGCTGCAGCctcgatgatgatgatgacagctCGCACCGAGCCAAATTGCGAGATTTTCGGGTTCTCTGAGAGTTTAACACAAATACATATAGATAAGGAAGACACGCTTTCTCAAACTGTTGAGAAAATGGATGCGCTTCCAAGCGGAAAGGCCGACAGTGCTCTACCAATGCTTTgggcagaacaaaacaaaaagaaaattgatgtTTTTATCGTGTATACTGACAACATTCCTACAGATGGACAAACTCATCCGTCAAAGGCATTGGAGGAATACCGAGCAACAATGAATAAACC
The nucleotide sequence above comes from Mercenaria mercenaria strain notata unplaced genomic scaffold, MADL_Memer_1 contig_4641, whole genome shotgun sequence. Encoded proteins:
- the LOC123522873 gene encoding RNA-binding protein Ro60-like, whose translation is MGQTESKVVEWKAKTIPCPELPWNVVDDMDLLRRFLYLGAETMYSPSHVDPEQKYADLIYRLITEERGKEVVKLIARISYRGLAPRQNYIIFALAVCARSNDDETKKMAYDVLCQICRIPTHFFMFVNYCKLESGRSQPPSKGWGRAHRRAVLKWYEEKCKNPEGIARLLTKYKSRKMVTNEGKGKRWSHKDIFRLGHPSSDDELMKVVWKFVLYGFEEAKCLASEETKNSERVRKFLTYIEGTIKAKKCTDEDEMVDLIKRHGLEKEHVPTALVNSNRVWEAIIKNMKPEAKIRNICMISSKGFCGEDSEIEKEIIETITNADILDRARVHPIRVLSALLTYEKGERKDRSRAKNTKEKWEVNKNIVKALNKAYELSFQNVQPTGKRFLLAVDVSKNMRVPCKGCPAIMCNQAAASMMMMTARTEPNCEIFGFSESLTQIHIDKEDTLSQTVEKMDALPSGKADSALPMLWAEQNKKKIDVFIVYTDNIPTDGQTHPSKALEEYRATMNKPEAKLIVVAMASNPYTIADPAKSVVIGSEEATTRDYREINIVGFDADAAIIMAKFIRDEL